The proteins below come from a single Chryseobacterium nepalense genomic window:
- a CDS encoding glutathione synthase, translating to MAHKNFRKEDFVKEEGSDLYQVEFRKGNIGEGADLIVERQKEDGEYENLQAEIRRHNDRIFICWSEPFNGRVIFDE from the coding sequence ATGGCACATAAAAATTTCAGAAAAGAAGACTTTGTTAAAGAAGAAGGTTCAGATCTTTACCAAGTGGAATTCCGAAAAGGAAATATAGGCGAGGGAGCTGATTTAATTGTTGAAAGACAAAAAGAAGATGGAGAATACGAAAACCTTCAGGCAGAAATCAGGAGGCACAATGATCGTATTTTTATCTGCTGGAGTGAACCTTTCAACGGTAGAGTAATTTTCGACGAATAA